DNA from Pseudomonas putida:
GGCCTGGGCCAGACGGTCGTGAATCTGTTCGCGCAATTCGTCGGCCTGGTCTCCGGCCAGGTTGGCGGTGTCCGCCAGCAGCTTCTCGGTGTCGCGCACCAAGGCCTGGAAGTCAGCCATCAATATCTCTTGTGCAGTCTTTGCCGATTTGCTGGCCATGGGTCTCTCCCTGTC
Protein-coding regions in this window:
- a CDS encoding YqjD family protein yields the protein MASKSAKTAQEILMADFQALVRDTEKLLADTANLAGDQADELREQIHDRLAQARETLQLTQDSVRDRGQAALGSAEQYVQENPWQAIGIAAGVGLLIGLLANRR